From a single Sebastes umbrosus isolate fSebUmb1 chromosome 17, fSebUmb1.pri, whole genome shotgun sequence genomic region:
- the zc3h12b gene encoding probable ribonuclease ZC3H12B, with protein MTVWSMVEKLKMEKRPCREENIDSSEAQHASDDSEDGSSSESESEEQQHQRVQVNSSRCKKREPLGVAKPHRQLCRSPCLDRPSFSQSSNAQDLREDDTSAGPGIKPASDREYQTKMEFALKLGYSGEQVETVLNKLGAAALINDILAELVRLGNKVEPEIQPCSSTATSTSRAPCVKETVSPEVSVEDDSVDTYDNLRPIVIDGSNVAMSHGNKEVFSCRGIQLAVEWFLEKGHKDITAFVPAWRKEQSRPDALITDQEILRKLEKEKILVFTPSRRVQGRRVVCYDDRFIVKLSFDSDGIIVSNDNYRDLQNEKPEWKKFIEERLLMYSFVNDKFMPPDDPLGRHGPSLENFLRKRPVVPEHKKQPCPYGKKCTYGHKCKYYHPERVNQPLRSVADELRAFAKLSAVKTMSEGALAKCGTGPVTVKGDGNFEVKRVAPKRQSDPSIRSVACEPPEGLSVARKSETNSVPSLVSALSVPTMQPVKSHAAGALNTRSASSPVPGSLQFAHSSLEHMSSVQYPPILVTNSHGASITYGEQFPKYDSVSDHGYYSLHSDFSTMSMGSMHNVDSFCSMEHEHGVYQRNPSHCPESCLSHSNSDSFSSYGEMYPSSVDSSLEESMKGQQQSPAQGRMQAFSHGFRHEALSRVQSYGPEEPKQGPRKQPGPRLAPHIQHVAVGARSSCPGDYPLTQNVLPPLSSQPTRSLGMTRMDSISDSRLYDSNPMRQRRPPLCREQHASWDPLPCGNESYGYHSYPLSNSLMPCCERVMVRSMPDKMEQIWNSPWEMPSAIEHQERYVIPDHQYQTYRNLCNIFPAYVVHSVMEKNPHLTDPQQLAAVIVTKLRSCH; from the exons ATGACAGTATGGTCGATGGTGGAGAAGCTCAAAATGGAAAAACGCCCATGCAGGGAGGAGAACATTGACTCAAGCGAGGCCCAGCATGCCAGTGATGATTCTGAGGATGGAAGCAGCTCGGAAAGCGAATCAGAAGAGCAGCAACACCAGAGGGTTCAGGTGAACAGCAGCAGGTGTAAGAAGAGGGAGCCCTTGGGCGTCGCGAAACCCCACCGACAGCTCTGTCGCTCTCCATGCCTCGACCGGCCCAGCTTTTCCCAGAGTAGCAATGCGCAAGATTTACGTGAGGATGACACCAGCGCGGGACCGGGGATCAAGCCTGCAAGCGACAGAGAGTACCAGACTAAGATGGAATTTGCATTGAAGTTGGGCTATTCGGGAGAGCAGGTGGAGACGGTGCTCAACAAGCTGGGGGCGGCTGCACTTATCAACGACATTCTCGCTGAGTTAGTAAGGCTCGGAAACAAAGTAGAGCCTGAAATTCAACCTTGCAGCAGTACGGCCACATCAACATCACGGGCCCCCTGCGTTAAAGAGACTGTTAGTCCAGAGGTGTCAGTGGAAGATGACTCTGTGGATACCTATGATAACCTCAGGCCCATCGTCATTGATGGCTCAAATGTGGCAATGAG cCATGGAAACAAAGAGGTGTTCTCTTGTCGAGGTATCCAACTTGCTGTTGAATGGTTCTTGGAGAAAGGACACAAAGACATCACTGCGTTTGTCCCAGCCTGGAGAAAGGAACAGTCGCGGCCTGACGCCCTCATCACAG ATCAAGAAATATTGCGCAAGCTGGAGAAAGAGAAGATTCTGGTTTTCACCCCATCTCGGAGAGTTCAAGGCAGGAGGGTGGTGTGCTATGACGATCGCTTCATAGTGAAGCTGTCTTTTGATTCTGATGGAATTATTGTGTCGAACGACAACTACAGGGACTTGCAAAATGAGAAGCCAGAGTGGAAGAAGTTCATAGAAGAGCGTCTCCTGATGTACTCATTTGTCAATGACAA GTTTATGCCGCCTGACGATCCATTGGGAAGACATGGTCCAAGCTTAGAAAATTTCCTCCGCAAGCGTCCTGTCGTTCCAGAGCACAAAAAACAACCTTGCCCCTATG GGAAAAAGTGCACATATGGACACAAGTGCAAGTACTATCATCCGGAGCGTGTCAACCAGCCACTGCGGTCGGTGGCTGATGAACTACGGGCTTTTGCCAAACTGTCCGCGGTGAAGACGATGAGCGAGGGGGCTTTGGCTAAATGCGGTACCGGTCCTGTGACTGTAAAGGGGGACGGCAACTTTGAGGTCAAACGTGTGGCGCCCAAACGTCAATCTGACCCCAGTATTCGCTCGGTGGCCTGTGAGCCTCCAGAGGGACTGTCCGTTGCTAGGAAGTCTGAGACGAATTCAGTGCCTTCCCTTGTGTCTGCTCTCAGCGTGCCCACCATGCAGCCTGTCAAGAGCCATGCAGCTGGGGCCTTGAACACACGATCAGCCAGCAGCCCGGTGCCAGGCTCTTTGCAGTTCGCGCACAGTTCTCTGGAGCACATGTCtagtgtacagtaccctcctaTTTTGGTTACCAATAGTCATGGCGCCTCTATTACATACGGTGAACAGTTCCCAAAGTATGACTCAGTTAGCGACCATGGATATTATTCACTGCACAGTGATTTTTCAACTATGAGCATGGGCAGCATGCATAATGTCGACAGTTTCTGTAGCATGGAGCACGAGCATGGTGTGTATCAGAGAAATCCCAGCCACTGCCCTGAGTCCTGCCTCAGCCACTCAAACAGTGACTCATTCTCCTCTTATGGGGAAATGTACCCAAGCTCCGTGGACAGTAGCTTAGAGGAGAGCATGAAGGGGCAGCAGCAGTCTCCTGCACAGGGTAGGATGCAAGCTTTCTCCCATGGGTTTCGTCATGAAGCGCTGTCTAGGGTACAGAGTTATGGACCTGAGGAACCCAAGCAGGGCCCCCGCAAGCAGCCTGGACCTCGTCTAGCACCGCATATCCAGCATGTTGCAGTGGGAGCCAGGTCCAGCTGTCCTGGAGACTATCCCCTCACTCAGAATGTCCTCCCGCCTCTGTCCTCACAGCCCACACGGTCTCTTGGTATGACTCGCATGGACAGCATATCAGATTCAAGGCTATATGATAGCAACCCGATGAGACAGAGGCGACCTCCACTGTGCCGCGAGCAGCATGCAAGCTGGGACCCTCTGCCTTGCGGAAATGAGTCCTATGGATATCATTCATATCCGTTGAGTAACAGCCTGATGCCGTGTTGCGAGCGGGTGATGGTCCGAAGCATGCCAGACAAAATGGAACAAATCTGGAACTCACCATGGGAGATGCCATCTGCAATTGAACATCAAGAGCGGTATGTCATCCCAGACCACCAGTATCAAACATATCGGAACCTTTGTAACATCTTTCCTGCTTACGTAGTCCACTCAGTAATGGAGAAGAACCCTCATTTGACAGATCCACAACAACTTGCCGCCGTCATTGTTACAAAACTGAGGTCATGCCATTAA